Proteins encoded within one genomic window of Raineyella fluvialis:
- a CDS encoding FHA domain-containing protein FhaB/FipA produces the protein MSDILLTALKIGYLALLWIFVLLAANVIRTDLFGRKVPAADLPRVSEADRVGGPAWLNAGRPAAPATPPPAPTPSTPSRIVVTNGPHLGMAAEVDQSGTYVMIGRSPECAIVLDDDYVSTRHARVVNGEAGLYLEDLGSTNGTFVNGRRISSATIIGPADEIRIGRTILKLEP, from the coding sequence ATGTCGGACATCCTTCTCACCGCACTCAAGATCGGCTACCTCGCACTCCTCTGGATCTTCGTCCTCCTCGCGGCGAACGTCATCCGTACGGACCTCTTCGGCCGTAAGGTCCCCGCCGCCGACCTGCCCCGGGTCTCCGAAGCGGACCGCGTCGGCGGCCCCGCGTGGCTCAACGCCGGGCGCCCGGCCGCCCCCGCCACACCACCGCCGGCTCCCACCCCCAGCACGCCGAGCCGCATCGTCGTCACCAACGGCCCCCACCTCGGGATGGCCGCGGAGGTCGACCAGTCCGGTACGTACGTGATGATCGGCCGATCCCCCGAATGCGCGATCGTCCTCGACGACGACTACGTCTCGACCCGCCACGCCCGGGTCGTCAATGGGGAAGCCGGGCTCTACCTCGAGGACCTCGGTTCGACCAACGGCACGTTCGTGAACGGCCGCCGGATCTCCAGTGCGACGATCATCGGGCCGGCCGACGAGATCAGGATCGGGCGGACGATCCTGAAGCTGGAGCCGTGA
- a CDS encoding FhaA domain-containing protein, translating to MGVFDRFERKLEGAVSGAFARAFKGDVQPVEIAARLQRELDAEAKVVSRDRRLVPNEFTVFLSQHDYERLTPYGKTLSREIVPELKQHASSQGYIFNGPISITYELDTALPTGRFTVISQAVAGAEATQGPGGSYGGQPAAAPLHRTRLVLEVNGMRHPLTPPGFIIGRGTSADLRINDPGISRQHAEIKVSGVGDDQQVTIVDLGSTNGIIVNGQRVTQAILTEGSRIEIGSTRMLIHAPSTDQ from the coding sequence GTGGGAGTCTTCGACCGCTTCGAAAGGAAGCTGGAGGGCGCCGTCAGTGGTGCCTTCGCGCGGGCGTTCAAGGGAGACGTGCAGCCCGTGGAGATCGCCGCCCGCCTGCAGCGGGAGCTCGATGCGGAGGCCAAGGTCGTCTCCCGTGACCGGCGCCTGGTGCCCAACGAGTTCACCGTCTTCCTGTCCCAGCACGACTACGAGCGACTCACCCCGTACGGCAAGACGTTGAGTCGCGAGATCGTGCCTGAGCTCAAACAGCACGCCTCGAGCCAGGGCTACATCTTCAACGGCCCCATCTCCATCACCTACGAGCTGGACACCGCGCTGCCCACCGGCCGGTTCACCGTCATCTCCCAGGCCGTCGCGGGCGCCGAGGCCACCCAGGGCCCAGGTGGCTCGTACGGCGGCCAGCCCGCCGCCGCCCCGCTGCACCGCACCCGGCTGGTCCTCGAGGTCAACGGGATGCGCCATCCCCTCACCCCGCCCGGCTTCATCATCGGCCGCGGCACCAGTGCCGATCTGCGCATCAACGACCCCGGCATCTCCCGCCAGCACGCCGAGATCAAGGTGTCCGGCGTCGGCGACGACCAGCAGGTGACGATCGTCGACCTGGGCTCCACCAACGGCATCATCGTCAACGGGCAGCGGGTCACCCAGGCGATCCTCACCGAGGGGTCCCGGATCGAGATCGGGTCGACCCGGATGCTGATCCACGCCCCCAGCACGGATCAGTGA
- a CDS encoding DUF2127 domain-containing protein, producing MDRQDSTSTTPATASTTPHRGLLDRTFFVSLILKGLDGAVELLGGVVLLLVTPSQIQRAVAAVTRGELAQDPNDLVANLLVRYASQLNVSLTHFGAWYLLVHGVVKVLLVGAVLRNRLWAYPWLIGFLVAFIGYQGYELVVHYTLGLLLLTLFDVFIVYLTVREYRRRKAHGR from the coding sequence ATGGATCGACAAGATTCGACCAGTACGACTCCGGCGACCGCCTCGACGACACCGCACCGCGGACTGTTGGACCGGACGTTCTTCGTCAGCCTGATCCTCAAGGGGCTGGACGGTGCTGTCGAGCTCCTGGGGGGCGTGGTGCTCCTGCTCGTGACTCCGAGCCAGATCCAGAGAGCCGTCGCCGCCGTGACGCGCGGCGAGCTGGCCCAGGACCCGAACGACCTGGTCGCCAACCTGCTGGTCCGCTACGCGAGCCAGCTCAACGTTTCGTTGACGCACTTCGGCGCCTGGTACCTCCTCGTCCACGGCGTCGTGAAGGTCCTCCTCGTCGGCGCGGTCCTGCGGAACCGCCTGTGGGCCTATCCGTGGCTGATCGGTTTCCTGGTCGCCTTCATCGGTTACCAGGGCTACGAGCTCGTCGTGCATTACACGCTGGGGCTGCTTCTGCTGACGCTGTTCGACGTGTTCATCGTGTACCTGACCGTTCGCGAGTACCGCCGCCGCAAGGCGCACGGCCGGTAG
- a CDS encoding NADPH-dependent FMN reductase, giving the protein MSTSIMVIVGSTRKVRNGRGLADAISIILSEDPEVTIDLADLAEISLTPEDEPMPPMMGQYQLPTTRAWSQRVVSADAVVLVTPEYNGGYPGTVKIAVDAIAKEWAAKPMAIASYGFYGGVRAHRQLSEIMGNLQADLVEVEQGLNLQFGQEDLNEQGRLVDPAAVVERHREAVVAVREALVARAGAESVPAND; this is encoded by the coding sequence GTGAGCACCTCGATCATGGTCATTGTCGGCAGCACCCGTAAGGTCCGTAACGGCCGTGGCCTCGCCGATGCGATCTCCATCATCCTGTCCGAGGACCCTGAGGTCACGATCGACCTGGCCGACCTGGCCGAGATCTCCCTCACCCCGGAGGACGAGCCGATGCCTCCGATGATGGGCCAGTACCAGCTGCCCACCACCCGCGCCTGGTCGCAGCGGGTCGTCTCCGCCGATGCCGTCGTGCTCGTCACCCCGGAGTACAACGGTGGCTACCCCGGCACTGTGAAGATCGCTGTGGATGCCATCGCCAAGGAGTGGGCCGCCAAGCCCATGGCCATCGCGTCGTACGGCTTCTACGGCGGCGTACGCGCCCACCGCCAGCTCTCCGAGATCATGGGCAACCTGCAGGCCGACCTCGTCGAGGTCGAGCAGGGCCTGAACCTCCAGTTCGGCCAGGAGGACCTCAACGAGCAGGGCCGTCTGGTCGATCCGGCCGCCGTCGTCGAGCGTCACCGCGAGGCCGTCGTCGCTGTCCGCGAGGCCCTGGTCGCGCGTGCCGGCGCGGAGTCGGTCCCGGCCAACGACTGA
- a CDS encoding putative quinol monooxygenase, which translates to MSVVVTAVFYPLPGRRHDLAAAMRAGIEAVHGEEGCELYAIHDAEDGTITMIEKWASAEALDAHAKGEAIAVLNRDVEGLLAQPTLVTRMMPIPMGTDEQGRL; encoded by the coding sequence ATGAGTGTCGTCGTCACCGCCGTTTTCTACCCCCTTCCCGGCCGCAGGCATGACCTTGCGGCCGCGATGCGCGCGGGGATCGAAGCCGTCCATGGTGAGGAGGGCTGCGAGCTCTACGCCATCCATGACGCGGAGGACGGCACCATCACCATGATCGAGAAGTGGGCCAGTGCCGAGGCGCTCGATGCGCACGCGAAGGGCGAAGCCATCGCCGTGCTCAACCGCGACGTCGAGGGCCTGCTGGCTCAGCCCACGCTCGTCACCCGGATGATGCCGATCCCCATGGGGACCGATGAGCAGGGACGGCTCTGA
- a CDS encoding dihydroxyacetone kinase family protein → MAFLDHDPETFAAAATAGFVAAHGDLVRQVPGGVVRTTRSEADEVALVIGGGSGHFPAFGGLVGPGLAHGAVLGNIFASPSAHQVADVARIAEQGRGVLLSYGNYAGDVLQFNAAADRLRQSGIPVRSVAVTDDIYSAPAEEAHKRRGIAGDLVVFKVAGAAAAAGDDLDAVARVAEAANAATRSLGVAFSGCTLPGADQPLFRVPQGRMAVGLGIHGEPGIDEVDVPTARGLAELLVDRLLGEVPGGGDPRGRRVVVILNGLGSFKYEEMYVVHDEVRRVLAARGIEIADAKVGEFCTSFEMSGMSLTLFWPDEELESLWRAPARSAAYVQDGTPVAQHAVDLSEQRLAALDEHVSLPVAAEESRAYVPLVQSALAELSRTVDSHVDELGRIDAIAGDGDHGLGMQRGAHAALAAARSADGNAAGAGTVLRLAADAWADEAGGTSGALWGLILRSLADAVGDASAPSAEAVRRGVRDACDQVMTQGGAREGDKTMVDALAPFANALEGAAALPLAEAWREAADAARASAEATAAMLPRLGRARTHGAKSLGTPDPGAVSFALIVNALADLFAASLPVPAVSDAIVTA, encoded by the coding sequence ATGGCGTTCCTGGATCATGACCCTGAGACCTTTGCTGCGGCCGCGACCGCAGGATTCGTGGCTGCCCACGGCGACCTGGTGCGCCAGGTCCCCGGCGGCGTCGTCCGTACGACGCGCAGCGAAGCGGACGAGGTGGCACTCGTCATCGGGGGTGGCTCGGGCCACTTCCCGGCCTTCGGAGGGCTGGTGGGCCCCGGACTCGCGCACGGCGCGGTGCTGGGCAACATCTTCGCCTCGCCCAGTGCGCACCAAGTGGCCGATGTCGCGCGGATCGCCGAGCAGGGCCGGGGGGTACTGCTCAGCTACGGCAACTACGCCGGCGACGTGCTCCAGTTCAACGCCGCGGCCGACCGGCTGCGGCAGAGCGGGATCCCTGTGCGGTCGGTGGCGGTCACCGACGACATCTACTCCGCTCCGGCCGAGGAGGCGCACAAGCGTCGCGGCATCGCCGGGGACCTGGTGGTCTTCAAGGTGGCGGGCGCGGCTGCCGCGGCCGGGGACGACCTCGATGCCGTCGCCCGGGTCGCCGAGGCCGCCAACGCGGCCACCCGCTCCCTCGGCGTCGCCTTCAGCGGCTGCACCCTCCCTGGTGCCGATCAGCCGCTCTTCCGCGTCCCGCAGGGGCGGATGGCGGTCGGCCTCGGCATCCACGGCGAACCCGGCATCGACGAGGTCGACGTGCCGACAGCCCGCGGGCTGGCCGAACTGCTGGTCGACAGGCTCCTCGGCGAGGTCCCCGGGGGAGGCGACCCTCGGGGCCGCCGCGTGGTGGTGATCCTCAACGGTCTGGGGTCCTTCAAGTACGAGGAGATGTACGTCGTCCACGACGAGGTGCGCCGCGTACTGGCAGCGCGCGGGATCGAGATCGCCGACGCGAAGGTCGGGGAGTTCTGCACGAGCTTCGAGATGAGTGGTATGTCGCTCACCCTCTTCTGGCCGGACGAGGAGCTGGAGTCACTCTGGCGTGCACCGGCGCGATCCGCCGCGTACGTCCAGGACGGGACGCCGGTCGCCCAACACGCAGTCGACCTGTCCGAGCAGCGCCTCGCCGCCCTCGATGAGCACGTCTCCCTGCCGGTCGCGGCGGAGGAATCCCGGGCGTACGTCCCGCTGGTGCAGTCGGCGCTGGCGGAGCTGAGCCGCACCGTCGACAGCCATGTCGACGAGCTGGGGCGGATCGACGCGATCGCCGGCGACGGGGACCACGGCCTGGGCATGCAGCGGGGCGCGCATGCCGCTCTGGCGGCGGCACGCTCGGCCGACGGGAACGCGGCAGGAGCGGGCACCGTCCTGCGGCTGGCGGCCGATGCCTGGGCCGACGAGGCCGGCGGTACCTCGGGGGCGCTGTGGGGCCTGATCCTGCGCTCCCTCGCCGACGCCGTCGGCGACGCGTCCGCTCCCAGCGCCGAGGCGGTCCGACGGGGCGTCCGCGATGCCTGCGACCAGGTGATGACCCAGGGCGGGGCACGCGAGGGGGACAAGACCATGGTCGACGCGCTGGCGCCGTTCGCGAACGCGCTCGAAGGCGCTGCCGCCCTGCCTCTCGCGGAGGCCTGGCGGGAGGCCGCCGACGCCGCGCGGGCCAGCGCCGAGGCGACGGCCGCGATGCTGCCGCGACTCGGCCGGGCCCGGACACACGGGGCGAAGTCCCTGGGCACCCCGGATCCCGGCGCGGTCTCCTTCGCGCTGATCGTCAACGCGCTGGCCGACCTGTTCGCCGCCTCGTTGCCGGTGCCGGCGGTGTCCGACGCGATCGTGACGGCCTGA
- a CDS encoding triose-phosphate isomerase family protein has translation MSTVRSHVVLGTSLKMYFSHARTLAWAKDVAAILAAAPAVADGRVEFFVAPSFPALPEAVRILAPHPVAAQDVAAAETGAFTGEVSAGELAEIGVRLVEIGHAERRRLFRETDAEIAAKCAVVLGQGMTPVLCVGEPEAGDPSTAADVVVDQVDAALSAALPATTPRRVIVAYEPHWAIGAAEPAPAAYVQETCGIARERLLQRYPGLTLLYGGSAGPGTLTALGDAVDGLFLGRFVHDPRNLAAVIDEASALLDCFTH, from the coding sequence ATGAGCACCGTCCGCTCCCACGTCGTGCTCGGCACCAGCCTGAAGATGTACTTCAGCCACGCCCGCACCCTGGCCTGGGCCAAGGACGTGGCCGCGATCCTCGCCGCGGCACCGGCCGTCGCGGACGGACGGGTCGAGTTCTTCGTCGCCCCTTCCTTCCCGGCGCTGCCGGAGGCGGTCCGGATCCTCGCCCCGCATCCGGTCGCCGCCCAGGACGTCGCGGCCGCCGAGACGGGCGCCTTCACCGGTGAGGTCAGCGCGGGCGAGTTGGCGGAGATCGGCGTACGCCTCGTCGAGATCGGTCACGCCGAACGGCGGCGGCTGTTCCGGGAGACCGATGCCGAGATCGCCGCGAAGTGCGCGGTGGTGCTGGGGCAAGGGATGACGCCGGTGCTGTGCGTCGGCGAGCCGGAGGCGGGTGACCCGTCCACCGCGGCCGACGTCGTGGTCGACCAGGTCGACGCCGCGTTGTCCGCCGCGCTGCCCGCGACCACGCCGCGCCGGGTGATCGTGGCGTACGAACCGCACTGGGCGATCGGAGCCGCCGAGCCGGCACCGGCCGCGTACGTCCAGGAGACCTGCGGGATCGCCCGGGAGCGACTGCTGCAGCGCTACCCCGGTCTGACGCTGCTCTACGGAGGCAGCGCGGGGCCCGGGACGTTGACCGCGCTCGGCGATGCGGTCGACGGACTGTTCCTCGGGCGGTTCGTCCACGATCCGCGCAACCTCGCCGCCGTGATCGACGAGGCCTCCGCGCTGCTCGACTGCTTCACCCACTGA
- a CDS encoding sugar phosphate isomerase/epimerase family protein, with protein sequence MYTPENWPIACKMNFGPRAEDGSPIATAPVRVWEDQLAQVAGVGFTEIDPMDDWIPIAELSPQRFEEFRGALDRFGLHVAAISIGRNSVVDVEHGERNVATIHATIDRAADLGAEIVNVGFQQALTPPQKEALWFWLAEGHHDDPALRPLAIERVRELCDHAQRRGLQMSLEMYEDGFLGTPEDALAFLRDVDHPALGINPDIGNLIRLHRPMPTYDVMYDQVLPYSNYWHIKNYLRDEDPATGAYFSAPVPLEYGVIDYRTIIRRALRVGYSGPFMTEHYGSDWLGVGATNARYIREVLLQARSLIEARGTTSQEAPDLSLSAAQA encoded by the coding sequence ATGTACACGCCAGAGAACTGGCCGATCGCCTGCAAGATGAACTTCGGCCCCCGGGCCGAGGACGGCTCGCCGATCGCCACCGCTCCCGTCCGCGTCTGGGAGGACCAGCTCGCCCAGGTCGCTGGTGTCGGGTTCACCGAGATCGACCCGATGGACGACTGGATCCCGATCGCGGAACTCTCCCCGCAGCGGTTCGAGGAGTTCCGCGGCGCCCTGGACCGGTTCGGCCTCCACGTCGCCGCCATCTCCATCGGGCGCAACAGTGTCGTCGACGTCGAGCACGGCGAACGGAACGTGGCCACGATCCACGCGACCATCGATCGAGCAGCCGATCTCGGTGCGGAGATCGTGAACGTCGGCTTCCAGCAGGCGCTCACCCCGCCGCAGAAGGAGGCCCTGTGGTTCTGGTTGGCGGAGGGCCACCACGACGATCCCGCGCTGCGCCCCCTGGCCATCGAGCGGGTCCGGGAGCTGTGCGACCACGCGCAGCGCCGCGGTCTGCAGATGAGCCTGGAGATGTACGAGGACGGCTTCCTGGGCACCCCGGAGGACGCGCTCGCCTTCCTGCGCGACGTCGACCACCCGGCGCTCGGCATCAATCCCGACATCGGTAACCTGATCCGGCTGCACCGGCCGATGCCCACGTACGACGTCATGTACGACCAGGTGCTGCCGTACTCCAACTACTGGCACATCAAGAACTACCTGCGCGATGAGGACCCGGCCACCGGCGCGTATTTCTCGGCCCCCGTGCCCCTCGAGTACGGCGTGATCGACTACCGGACGATCATCCGGCGAGCGTTGCGCGTCGGGTACTCCGGCCCGTTCATGACCGAGCACTACGGCAGCGACTGGCTCGGCGTCGGGGCCACCAACGCGCGCTACATCCGCGAGGTCCTGCTGCAGGCTCGCAGCCTCATCGAGGCGCGCGGCACGACGTCGCAGGAGGCGCCTGACCTGTCGTTGAGCGCGGCCCAGGCCTAG
- a CDS encoding 3-hydroxyacyl-CoA dehydrogenase family protein: MTQEIRRTTVVGAGYMGGGIAQSLAIAGFDVTIADVDASAAERAYARLIAEAHEFEDQGLYKPGSAALCEANIRWATSIEEAVADADFIEEAVFERVDIKKAVLERISRAARPDAIIGTNTSTIPVHVLVPAVAGPERFLTVHFSNPAPFIPGVELVAGEATRPEVIATVKDILQRCGRQGAQVADTPGMVLNRLQYVLLKEACSIVEEGIATPEDVDTIVRTTFGFRLGFFGPFAIADQAGLDVYANCFTTFEDAFGERLATPAVLTDAVSANRLGIKNGRGLTGDFDDDTKAALIAYRNRAYSRMLDLVQEMGPAPAGTKATVSVD; encoded by the coding sequence ATGACTCAGGAGATCAGGCGGACCACTGTCGTGGGCGCCGGCTACATGGGCGGCGGCATCGCCCAATCACTCGCCATCGCGGGGTTCGACGTCACGATCGCCGACGTCGACGCGTCGGCCGCCGAGCGCGCGTACGCCCGGCTCATCGCCGAGGCACACGAGTTCGAGGACCAGGGCCTGTACAAGCCCGGGTCGGCGGCCCTCTGCGAGGCCAACATCCGCTGGGCGACGTCCATCGAGGAAGCCGTCGCCGACGCGGACTTCATCGAGGAGGCCGTCTTCGAGCGCGTGGACATCAAGAAGGCGGTGCTGGAGCGGATCTCCCGGGCCGCGCGGCCCGACGCGATCATCGGCACCAACACGTCGACGATCCCGGTGCACGTGCTGGTCCCGGCCGTGGCCGGCCCCGAGCGGTTCCTCACCGTCCACTTCTCGAACCCCGCCCCGTTCATCCCCGGTGTCGAACTGGTCGCCGGAGAGGCCACCCGGCCCGAGGTCATCGCCACGGTGAAGGACATCCTGCAGCGCTGCGGTCGCCAAGGCGCCCAGGTCGCCGACACGCCGGGGATGGTGCTGAACCGGCTGCAGTACGTCCTGCTCAAGGAGGCGTGCTCGATCGTCGAGGAGGGCATCGCCACCCCGGAGGACGTCGACACGATCGTACGGACCACGTTCGGCTTCCGACTCGGGTTCTTCGGCCCGTTCGCGATCGCCGACCAGGCCGGTCTGGACGTCTACGCCAACTGCTTCACGACCTTCGAGGACGCCTTCGGGGAGCGGCTCGCCACCCCGGCGGTGCTCACCGACGCCGTCAGCGCCAACCGCCTCGGCATCAAGAACGGGCGGGGACTCACCGGCGACTTCGACGACGACACCAAGGCCGCCCTCATCGCGTACCGCAACAGGGCGTACTCCCGGATGCTCGACCTGGTCCAGGAGATGGGTCCGGCCCCGGCCGGCACCAAGGCCACCGTCAGCGTCGACTGA
- a CDS encoding MFS transporter produces the protein MDSSNVVIDENKLIGRITRRIVPFVMVLYTVAYVDRSVIGFAKLQMGADVHLSDGAYGLGAGLFFLGYFLFEVPSNFVLPRVGARKWFTRILVTWGLVTMATALTRNPASFYSLRFLLGVAEAGFYPGILYYLTQWYPQRHRTRATGTFVLAAPLAFLIMGPLAGWMLGLDWFGLRGWHWMFLLCGGVAVLAGIPTMFWLKDTPRDAPWISPAEAQWIEDELARDKVELGQVEHHNPFAALGSKYVWGFALLFFPSTVGVYGLSFWVPSVVKEFTKSNMAVGWLSTIPYVFGFIGILLTSRWASRFKENWYPLAAIFAVAAVGIGLAGAVRSPGLELAAMSLAAFCLYSIAGVFWPLPSRYLVGATAAIGIAFVNSFGNIGGFVGPYAVGAISDATGTPRNGMYFLAVVLALGAVGTLVLKAMWGGKNPVTSMVGAGTAGSPQQEDSPVGQ, from the coding sequence GTGGATTCATCAAACGTGGTTATCGACGAGAACAAACTGATCGGGCGAATCACCCGGCGGATCGTGCCGTTCGTCATGGTGCTGTACACCGTGGCGTACGTCGACCGGTCGGTCATCGGATTCGCGAAGCTCCAGATGGGGGCGGATGTCCACCTCTCCGACGGAGCGTACGGCCTGGGAGCGGGCCTCTTCTTCCTCGGCTACTTCCTCTTCGAGGTGCCGTCGAACTTCGTCCTGCCGCGCGTGGGGGCGCGCAAGTGGTTCACCCGGATCCTCGTCACCTGGGGCCTGGTCACCATGGCGACGGCGCTCACCCGCAACCCGGCGAGCTTCTACTCGCTGCGCTTCCTGCTCGGCGTCGCCGAGGCCGGGTTCTACCCGGGCATCCTCTACTACCTGACGCAGTGGTACCCGCAGCGGCATCGGACCCGCGCCACCGGGACGTTCGTGCTCGCGGCACCGTTGGCGTTCCTGATCATGGGTCCACTGGCGGGCTGGATGCTCGGGTTGGACTGGTTCGGGCTGCGGGGCTGGCACTGGATGTTCCTGCTCTGCGGCGGGGTCGCCGTCCTGGCTGGTATCCCGACGATGTTCTGGCTGAAGGACACGCCGCGCGACGCGCCGTGGATCAGCCCTGCCGAGGCCCAGTGGATCGAGGACGAACTGGCTCGTGACAAGGTCGAGCTCGGTCAGGTCGAGCACCACAACCCCTTCGCGGCGCTGGGGTCGAAGTACGTGTGGGGATTCGCGTTGCTGTTCTTCCCCTCGACCGTCGGGGTCTACGGGCTCAGCTTCTGGGTGCCCTCGGTGGTGAAGGAATTCACCAAGAGCAACATGGCGGTCGGTTGGCTGTCCACCATTCCGTACGTGTTCGGATTCATCGGGATCCTGCTGACCTCGCGCTGGGCCAGCCGGTTCAAGGAGAACTGGTACCCGCTGGCGGCCATCTTCGCCGTCGCCGCCGTGGGGATCGGACTGGCCGGGGCCGTGCGTTCGCCGGGGCTGGAGTTGGCCGCGATGTCGCTGGCAGCCTTCTGCCTCTACTCCATCGCCGGCGTCTTCTGGCCGCTGCCCTCCCGCTACCTGGTGGGGGCGACCGCGGCGATCGGCATCGCCTTCGTCAACTCGTTCGGCAACATCGGCGGCTTCGTCGGTCCGTACGCGGTGGGCGCGATCTCGGACGCCACCGGGACTCCCCGCAACGGCATGTACTTCCTCGCCGTCGTGCTCGCACTGGGAGCTGTCGGCACGCTGGTGCTGAAGGCGATGTGGGGTGGCAAGAACCCGGTGACCTCCATGGTCGGGGCCGGCACGGCCGGCTCCCCCCAGCAGGAGGACAGCCCGGTGGGTCAGTGA
- a CDS encoding GntR family transcriptional regulator, with protein MKESEESAAHPLGRIKAKALPDDVYDALLDMLTWGTLEPDTPLSIDGLAQSLGVSPTPVREALARLEPTGLVRRSVRRGYRVSPPMSQAQMYELADARLVLESGAIERSMRHADEVLPDLEAAFSRHERSAQELLEPGHENVHEYVRRYFEDDWSFHEAILNHCGNRYLAQAVDSLSFRMHRMRQTVGIGVSDVSVAVPEHHAILEAVRRGDTAGAVAAMRFHLERVRYTVSEDGTPPGLWRPHPTD; from the coding sequence GTGAAGGAATCGGAGGAAAGCGCCGCGCATCCGCTCGGCCGCATTAAGGCGAAGGCGCTTCCCGACGACGTCTACGACGCCTTGTTGGACATGCTCACCTGGGGCACCCTCGAACCCGACACACCACTTTCCATCGACGGTCTCGCACAATCCCTCGGGGTTTCCCCGACGCCCGTCCGTGAGGCGTTGGCCCGGCTGGAGCCGACCGGTCTCGTCCGCCGTAGCGTACGTCGCGGCTATCGGGTCTCACCGCCCATGTCGCAAGCGCAGATGTATGAACTGGCGGACGCCCGACTGGTCCTGGAGAGCGGCGCGATCGAGCGGTCCATGCGCCACGCCGATGAAGTCCTTCCCGATCTGGAAGCCGCATTCTCACGTCATGAGCGATCGGCGCAGGAATTGCTCGAGCCCGGCCACGAAAACGTGCACGAATACGTCCGCCGCTATTTCGAGGACGACTGGTCCTTCCACGAGGCGATCCTGAACCACTGCGGCAATCGCTACCTCGCCCAGGCCGTCGATTCCCTCTCGTTCCGGATGCACAGAATGCGCCAGACCGTCGGTATCGGCGTCTCCGACGTCAGCGTGGCCGTGCCCGAGCACCACGCCATCCTGGAGGCTGTCCGCCGAGGCGACACCGCCGGGGCGGTGGCAGCGATGCGCTTCCACCTCGAGCGGGTCCGCTACACCGTCAGCGAGGACGGGACACCGCCAGGGTTGTGGCGGCCGCACCCGACCGACTGA
- a CDS encoding trypsin-like serine protease — translation MRTLIVALVVGLLVVAGAPRANAITAGTADGSGHPEVGLMAAFDADGGYLWRCSGTLISDRVFLTAGHCTQSPAARVDLWFTPTVGGLSDVHGTPRTYPSFDPATPSTDDVGVVVLDRPMPLTTYGRLPAAGQLDTLHPGRAPRSPPSATAFRRPTRTPRPGRTSRRWSGWLPIPIWSRSTRDCRTSPTGRCSSRPTPPAGDLLR, via the coding sequence ATGCGAACACTCATCGTGGCATTGGTCGTCGGTCTCCTGGTCGTGGCGGGGGCTCCGCGGGCCAACGCGATCACCGCAGGCACAGCAGATGGCAGCGGCCACCCGGAGGTGGGCCTGATGGCCGCCTTTGACGCCGACGGCGGCTACCTGTGGAGGTGCAGCGGCACGCTCATCTCCGACCGGGTCTTCCTCACCGCCGGTCATTGCACGCAGAGTCCGGCGGCCCGGGTCGATCTGTGGTTCACCCCGACCGTCGGCGGCCTCAGCGACGTGCACGGCACGCCTCGGACCTACCCGTCCTTCGATCCCGCCACCCCCTCCACCGATGACGTCGGTGTCGTCGTCCTCGACCGACCGATGCCGCTGACGACCTACGGCCGACTGCCCGCGGCCGGGCAACTCGACACGCTCCACCCCGGGCGAGCACCGCGTTCACCGCCGTCGGCTACGGCCTTCAGGCGGCCTACCCGGACGCCGCGGCCCGGAAGGACCAGCAGGCGGTGGTCCGGATGGTTGCCCATCCCCATCTGGTCCAGATCGACTCGGGACTGTCGTACGTCACCAACGGGTCGATGCTCCTCTCGGCCAACGCCTCCAGCGGGGGACCTGCTTCGGTGA